A region from the Salvelinus fontinalis isolate EN_2023a chromosome 23, ASM2944872v1, whole genome shotgun sequence genome encodes:
- the LOC129821195 gene encoding ADP-ribosylhydrolase ARH1-like has product MSDTVPLEQRYKASMVLSGAGDALGYNHGHWEFENDGVFIHEEVQKRGGLGKLDAIDFPVSDDTVMHLATAEALVKVGKGKGASLPVLYRALVKKYIVSMTDMNGRGAGLTCINSVAKHRQRTDEDIKIPFDKRGGGCGAAMRAMCIGLRFPDPEQEHLLIAVSVESGRLTHHHPTGYLGALAAALFTAYAVRGTLPVEAWGHRLLEVLDKAKEYVRHSGNCVELNMEHWDYFGIQWKSYLEKRGILDGKSKPQFPESYGVKERESFYRAVSFKGCGGASGHDAPMIAYDALLKAGDSWVELANHGFFHGGDSDSTAVIAAAWWGALFGFRGVPEINYQRLEYRDRLSKLGQRLYELRGKPLGTEKQ; this is encoded by the exons ATGTCAGACACGGTCCCCCTGGAACAGAGGTACAAGGCCAGCATGGTCCTGAGTGGAGCAGGAGATGCCCTGGGCTACAACCATGGTCACTGGGAATTTGAAAATGATGGAGTGTTCATACATGAGGAAGTTCAGAAGAGAGGAGGTCTAGGGAAGCTGGATGCCATAGACTTCCCTGTTAGTGATGACACCGTCATGCACCTGGCTACAGCTGAGGCTCTGGTCAAGGTAGGGAAGGGGAAAGGGGCGTCCCTCCCTGTGCTGTATCGAGCCCTGGTGAAGAAGTACATTGTAAGCATGACAGACATGAATGGAAGAGGAGCAG GCCTCACCTGCATCAACAGCGTTGCAAAGCACAGACAGAGAACTGACGAGGACATTAAGATTCCCTTTGACAAGAGGGGCGGAGGGTGTGGGGCAGCCATGAGGGCCATGTGTATCGGCCTGCGCTTCCCCGACCCTGAGCAGGAGCACCTGCTGATAGCAGTAAGTGTGGAGAGTGGGCGTCTGACCCACCACCACCCCACAGGCTACCTGGGAGCCCTGGCTGCAGCCCTGTTCACGGCCTACGCAGTGAGGGGCACCCTGCCCGTGGAGGCCTGGGGACACAGACTCCTGGAGGTCCTGGACAAAGCCAAGGAGTACGTCAGGCATTCGGGCAATTGTGTGGAGCTGAACATGGAGCACTG GGACTACTTTGGAATTCAGTGGAAATCCTATTTAGAAAAGAGAGGCATTCTGGATGGGAAGAGCAAACCTCAGTTTCCAGAGTCCTACggagtgaaggagagggagagtttCTATAGGGCGGTGAGCTTCAAGGGTTGTGGTGGCGCCAGTGGGCATGATGCTCCCATGATAGCTTACGATGCCCTTCTGAAAGCAGGCGACTCCTGGGTTGAGCTGGCCAATcatggcttcttccatggtgggGACAGCGACTCCACGGCCGTGATCGCTGCTGCCTGGTGGGGCGCACTGTTCGGGTTCAGAGGGGTGCCAGAGATCAACTACCAGAGGCTTGAGTACCGTGACAGGCTATCCAAACTAGGGCAACGACTATACGAGCTCAGGGGAAAACCTCTTGGAACTGAGAAACAGTGA